The Salegentibacter mishustinae genome includes a window with the following:
- a CDS encoding DUF4175 family protein, translating to MENYNQIKRKLAAFIRKFYLNKLLKGIILFLAIGLLYFLGVLAVEHFLWLEPSARTFLFWIFVGVEVMLLGYFIIIPLTKLFKFSSGINDEEASRIIGSHFPEVNDKLLNILQLKKDSQQSELLLAGIEQKSAELNKVPFTRAVDYKENRKYLKYALFPVVLILGLLVTGNIKLISSSLDRLAKYNIEFEAPAPFRFIILNDSLKARENSEYKILVKAEGNITPEKPEISYNGQTYFLKQVAPGSFEYTFKRLQNNLNFRLSANGINSKEYTLETLKVPKLLDFKMKFDYPNYIGKLNDSLSGSGNVNVPEGTKITWNFNTRNTEILNFSTKDSLIKLPAENSAFQYTQSVYSRLDYSVSTSNETIKNFEALDYSINVIKDEYPVIEIQQKLDSTDNSTQYFYGKLSDDYGLNRLNMVYYIENKEDSLKKEEISISKAAFDDFHYTFPGNLDLKPGETYNFYFQLWDNDGVNGSKSTKSSTFSFRRKTADKIEEEKLKQQGESINNLSKSLKDIKSSEEELNELNRLQKENENLDYNQRKKLQNFIQRQKQQSEMMRSYSEKLKKSFEKEKDELNSDSLEKDKLKKRLDRNEKRLQENEALLKELQEMGDKISREELGEKLEELSKRNQSEERNLEQLLELTKRYYVEEKLQKLARDLDKLSEKQDQLSENSDAESLEEQKEIGEEFEEFKQEMDQLEDDNKDLQKPTDLPREEIDEESIEKELNDAEENLDKGDREKAKEKQKNAAQQMKEMSQKMQQRSMQQSGEELKADIETLRQILDNLVTFSFQQEELLEDFGKIDINNPGYAARLRRQSDLRENFRHIDDSLYSLALSNPMITENITKSLTDIEFDIDKSLERLAENELPQGTASQQYVVTGANDLAYMLSEILSMMQQQANPQLGKGQGENSEFQLQDIIKKQQEINKEFQKQGKQQKGEQNEGKKPGEGMGEEEMEGLFEIYKAQQELRQSLQELNEKEGSQQGKQIEEQMKDAEEQLLDKGFDPENLQKLQQLEHELMEYEEARLQQGENNKRESETNLQQFDNRSKDQSIKAKEYFNSIEILNRQSLPLREIYKQKVKTYFERTDN from the coding sequence ATGGAAAATTACAATCAAATAAAAAGAAAGCTGGCTGCCTTTATCAGGAAGTTTTACCTGAATAAATTGCTGAAAGGAATTATCTTATTTCTGGCTATTGGCTTGCTTTATTTCCTAGGCGTTTTGGCGGTAGAACATTTTCTGTGGTTAGAACCATCAGCAAGAACATTTTTATTCTGGATTTTTGTTGGAGTAGAGGTGATGCTTTTGGGATACTTTATTATAATCCCGTTAACGAAACTCTTTAAATTTTCCAGCGGAATAAATGATGAAGAAGCTTCAAGAATTATCGGATCACATTTTCCTGAAGTAAACGATAAATTGCTGAATATTCTTCAGCTTAAAAAAGATTCGCAACAATCTGAATTATTATTAGCGGGGATTGAACAAAAGTCGGCCGAACTAAATAAAGTTCCATTTACCCGTGCTGTAGATTATAAGGAGAACAGGAAATACTTAAAATACGCCTTATTTCCGGTAGTATTGATTTTAGGACTTTTAGTAACCGGAAATATTAAGCTAATTTCTTCTTCATTAGATAGACTCGCAAAATATAATATCGAATTTGAAGCGCCTGCGCCATTCAGGTTTATAATTTTAAACGATTCTTTGAAAGCTAGGGAGAATTCTGAATATAAAATCCTGGTAAAAGCAGAAGGAAATATTACTCCCGAAAAGCCTGAAATTTCTTATAACGGCCAAACCTATTTTTTAAAACAAGTTGCCCCTGGAAGTTTTGAATATACTTTTAAAAGGCTTCAGAATAATTTAAATTTTAGATTGAGTGCCAACGGCATTAATTCTAAAGAATATACTCTTGAAACCCTAAAAGTACCCAAGCTTTTAGATTTTAAAATGAAGTTTGACTATCCCAATTACATAGGAAAGCTTAACGATAGTTTGAGCGGCTCTGGAAATGTAAACGTACCTGAAGGCACAAAAATCACCTGGAATTTTAATACGAGAAATACCGAAATTCTCAATTTTTCAACAAAAGATTCTTTAATAAAACTTCCTGCTGAAAACTCTGCTTTCCAATATACCCAGTCGGTTTATTCCCGTTTGGATTATAGTGTTAGCACTTCAAATGAGACGATCAAAAATTTTGAGGCTTTAGATTATTCTATAAACGTGATCAAGGATGAATATCCGGTAATTGAAATTCAACAGAAACTGGATAGTACAGATAATAGTACACAATATTTCTATGGTAAACTTTCAGATGATTATGGTTTGAACAGGTTGAATATGGTTTATTATATTGAAAATAAAGAAGATAGCCTTAAGAAAGAAGAGATTTCCATCTCTAAAGCCGCTTTTGATGATTTTCATTACACATTTCCCGGAAATTTGGATCTAAAACCCGGAGAAACCTATAATTTCTATTTTCAGCTTTGGGATAATGATGGAGTTAATGGATCAAAAAGTACCAAAAGTTCAACCTTCAGTTTCCGCAGAAAAACAGCAGATAAAATTGAGGAAGAAAAGCTAAAACAACAGGGTGAATCCATTAATAATCTAAGTAAAAGTTTAAAGGATATTAAATCTTCCGAAGAAGAATTAAATGAACTTAACCGCCTGCAAAAGGAAAATGAAAACCTGGATTATAATCAGCGTAAAAAACTTCAAAACTTTATTCAACGCCAAAAGCAGCAATCTGAAATGATGCGTAGTTATTCTGAAAAACTAAAGAAGAGTTTTGAGAAGGAGAAGGACGAATTGAATTCAGATTCTTTGGAAAAAGATAAACTCAAAAAGCGTTTGGATAGAAATGAAAAACGCCTTCAGGAGAATGAAGCGCTATTGAAAGAGTTGCAAGAAATGGGTGATAAGATCAGCCGGGAAGAGTTGGGAGAAAAACTGGAAGAGCTTTCTAAAAGAAATCAAAGTGAAGAAAGAAATTTAGAGCAGCTATTAGAATTAACCAAACGCTATTATGTAGAAGAAAAACTTCAAAAATTGGCGAGAGATTTGGATAAGCTTTCTGAAAAACAAGATCAACTGTCAGAAAATTCTGATGCTGAATCTTTAGAGGAGCAAAAGGAAATTGGGGAAGAATTTGAAGAATTTAAGCAGGAAATGGATCAATTAGAAGATGATAATAAGGATTTACAAAAGCCAACCGATTTGCCGCGCGAAGAAATTGATGAAGAAAGCATAGAAAAAGAATTGAATGATGCAGAAGAGAATTTAGATAAAGGAGACAGGGAAAAGGCAAAAGAAAAACAGAAGAATGCTGCCCAGCAAATGAAAGAAATGAGTCAAAAAATGCAGCAGCGTTCCATGCAGCAAAGTGGAGAAGAATTAAAGGCCGATATTGAAACGCTTCGACAAATACTCGATAATTTGGTCACATTTTCATTTCAACAGGAGGAGTTATTGGAAGACTTCGGTAAAATAGATATCAATAATCCTGGATACGCGGCCAGGCTTAGAAGACAAAGTGATCTTAGGGAAAACTTTAGGCATATTGATGACAGTTTATATTCTCTTGCACTAAGCAACCCTATGATCACCGAAAATATTACTAAGAGCTTAACCGATATTGAATTTGACATAGATAAATCTCTTGAGCGGCTTGCGGAGAATGAATTACCCCAGGGAACCGCAAGCCAGCAATATGTGGTAACCGGTGCAAATGATTTAGCTTATATGCTAAGTGAAATTCTGTCGATGATGCAACAACAGGCAAATCCACAATTAGGAAAAGGGCAGGGAGAAAATTCAGAATTTCAACTTCAGGATATTATTAAAAAGCAGCAGGAGATTAATAAAGAATTCCAGAAGCAGGGAAAACAACAAAAAGGAGAACAGAATGAAGGAAAGAAACCCGGGGAAGGAATGGGAGAAGAGGAGATGGAAGGCTTGTTTGAGATCTATAAGGCTCAGCAGGAACTGCGGCAAAGCTTACAGGAATTAAATGAAAAAGAAGGATCGCAACAGGGAAAACAAATTGAAGAACAAATGAAGGATGCAGAGGAACAACTTTTGGATAAAGGTTTTGATCCTGAAAACCTTCAGAAATTGCAGCAATTGGAACACGAATTGATGGAATATGAAGAGGCGCGTTTGCAGCAGGGAGAAAATAATAAGCGAGAGTCTGAAACCAATCTTCAGCAGTTTGATAACCGCTCTAAAGATCAAAGTATTAAGGCTAAAGAATATTTCAATTCTATCGAAATTTTAAATAGACAAAGCTTACCTTTGCGCGAAATTTATAAACAGAAAGTAAAAACCTATTTTGAGCGAACAGATAATTAA
- the mnmG gene encoding tRNA uridine-5-carboxymethylaminomethyl(34) synthesis enzyme MnmG: MFESEYDVIVVGAGHAGSEAAAAAANMGSKTLLVTMNLQNIAQMSCNPAMGGIAKGQILREIDAMGGYSGLVSDTSAIQFKMLNKSKGPAMWSPRVQSDRMMFAEHWRLRLEQTPNLDFYQEMVAGLILEGNELKGVRTSLGLEIRAKSVVLTNGTFLNGLIHIGDKNFGGGRAGERAATGITKDLVDVGFESGRMKTGTPPRVDGRSLDYSKMMEQPGDDVPSKFSFLDETQPLKKQRSCYMTYTSPEVHEILKDGFERSPMFNGRIQSIGPRYCPSIEDKINRFADKDRHQLFVEPEGWNTVEVYVNGFSTSLPEDVQFKALRSVAGFENVKFFRPGYAIEYDYFPPTQLKHTLETKLVDGLYFAGQINGTTGYEEAACQGLMAGINAALKVQEKEEFIIKRNEAYIGVLIDDLITKGTEEPYRMFTSRAEYRTLLRQDNADFRLTERSYKLGLASEERMRKMEEKKEKSSDFVNFLKNKSVSHEDANPILEANNSSPMKQSDKIFKIFSRPNITMDDVRNFPGVEEYIQENNLNTEILEQTEIQVKYSGYIEKEKNNADKLNRLEDVKIPNSFDYSKIKSMSFEAREKLNKIQPTSISQASRISGVSPNDISVLLVYMGR, from the coding sequence ATGTTCGAAAGTGAATATGATGTTATTGTAGTAGGTGCTGGTCACGCTGGAAGCGAAGCCGCCGCCGCCGCCGCAAATATGGGTTCTAAAACCTTGTTGGTGACGATGAACCTGCAGAATATTGCGCAAATGAGTTGTAATCCTGCTATGGGCGGGATTGCAAAAGGACAAATTTTGCGTGAGATTGATGCAATGGGTGGTTACAGCGGATTGGTTAGTGACACCAGTGCCATTCAATTTAAAATGCTTAACAAATCTAAAGGACCTGCAATGTGGAGTCCTAGGGTGCAAAGCGACCGTATGATGTTTGCTGAGCATTGGCGACTCAGATTAGAGCAAACCCCAAATCTGGATTTCTACCAGGAAATGGTAGCCGGTTTGATTTTAGAAGGCAACGAACTTAAAGGTGTAAGAACTTCTTTAGGTTTGGAAATTCGCGCTAAATCTGTGGTGCTAACCAATGGTACTTTTTTAAATGGATTAATTCATATTGGGGATAAGAATTTTGGAGGCGGTAGAGCAGGAGAGAGAGCCGCAACCGGAATCACGAAAGATCTTGTTGATGTAGGTTTTGAATCTGGTAGAATGAAAACTGGAACACCGCCAAGAGTAGATGGCAGATCTTTAGATTATTCTAAAATGATGGAGCAACCCGGGGATGATGTTCCTTCTAAATTTTCTTTTTTAGATGAAACCCAGCCTTTAAAAAAACAGCGTTCTTGTTATATGACTTACACCTCGCCAGAGGTGCACGAAATTCTTAAAGATGGCTTCGAAAGATCCCCAATGTTTAATGGACGTATTCAAAGTATTGGACCTAGATATTGCCCAAGTATAGAAGATAAAATAAACAGGTTTGCTGATAAGGATAGGCATCAACTTTTTGTTGAACCAGAAGGATGGAATACGGTAGAAGTTTATGTAAATGGCTTTTCTACTTCGCTTCCAGAGGATGTTCAATTTAAAGCCTTACGATCTGTAGCTGGATTTGAAAATGTGAAATTTTTTAGACCTGGTTATGCGATAGAATATGATTATTTTCCACCTACGCAGTTGAAACATACTTTAGAAACCAAGTTGGTTGACGGACTATATTTCGCCGGTCAAATTAATGGAACTACGGGTTATGAAGAAGCCGCTTGCCAGGGATTAATGGCAGGAATAAATGCTGCTTTAAAGGTTCAGGAGAAGGAAGAATTTATCATTAAGAGAAACGAAGCTTATATAGGGGTTCTTATAGACGATCTTATTACTAAGGGTACAGAAGAGCCTTATAGAATGTTTACTTCTCGTGCTGAATATAGAACTTTATTACGGCAGGATAATGCCGATTTTAGATTGACAGAACGCTCTTATAAATTAGGTTTGGCTTCTGAAGAGCGTATGCGAAAAATGGAAGAGAAAAAAGAAAAGTCTTCCGATTTTGTCAATTTCCTGAAGAATAAAAGTGTTTCTCACGAGGATGCAAATCCTATTTTGGAAGCGAATAATTCTTCTCCGATGAAACAAAGCGATAAGATCTTTAAAATATTTTCCCGCCCGAATATTACAATGGATGATGTTCGAAATTTCCCTGGAGTAGAAGAATATATTCAGGAGAATAATTTGAATACCGAGATTTTAGAACAGACCGAAATTCAGGTAAAGTATTCCGGATATATCGAGAAGGAAAAAAATAATGCCGATAAATTAAACAGGTTGGAAGATGTAAAAATTCCGAATAGTTTTGATTATTCTAAGATCAAATCTATGTCTTTTGAGGCACGGGAAAAACTAAATAAAATTCAACCTACATCAATTTCACAGGCATCAAGAATAAGCGGGGTGAGTCCTAATGATATTTCTGTTTTGTTGGTTTATATGGGAAGATAA
- the ybeY gene encoding rRNA maturation RNase YbeY, with product MINFYSENDFELQEEKSFDTWIRKVISSEEKQLGEINYIFCDDHYLYKINLKFLDHDTYTDIISFDNSEGDELNGDIFISIDRVTENAKEYNVDFSDELKRVMIHGILHLCGYGDKTESEDALMRQKEDEKIGLFHVEQ from the coding sequence ATAATTAATTTTTATTCGGAAAATGATTTCGAGTTGCAGGAAGAAAAATCTTTTGATACCTGGATTAGAAAAGTAATCTCTTCAGAAGAAAAACAACTTGGAGAGATTAATTATATTTTTTGCGACGATCATTATTTGTATAAGATCAATCTCAAATTTTTGGATCACGATACTTACACCGATATTATCTCTTTTGATAATTCTGAAGGAGACGAATTGAACGGGGATATTTTTATTAGTATAGATCGTGTAACCGAAAATGCGAAAGAGTATAATGTTGATTTTTCTGATGAACTTAAAAGGGTTATGATCCACGGGATTTTGCATTTATGTGGATATGGAGATAAGACTGAAAGTGAAGACGCTTTAATGCGACAGAAGGAAGACGAAAAGATTGGATTGTTCCACGTGGAACAATAA
- the gltX gene encoding glutamate--tRNA ligase, which produces MSAKVRVRFAPSPTGPLHIGGVRTALYNYLFAKKHKGDFVLRIEDTDQNRYVDGAEDYIVESLNWCGIPYDEGPGKEGDYGPYRQSERKDIYRKYAEELLKKGQAYYAFDTAEELDAHRKDHEEKGKTFIYNWHNRMKLQNSLALSEDEVRDKLDADEHYVIRFKSPEDENLHIKDEIRGEMEIDTSTLDDKVLFKSDGMPTYHLANIVDDHLMEISHVIRGEEWLPSLALHFMLYRAFGWDAPKFAHLPLILKPQGKGKLSKRDGDKLGFPVFPLEWKDPKSGEISAGYREDGYFPEAVTNMLAFLGWNPGTEQEFFKLNELVEAFEIDRVHKGGAKFDPEKTKWFQQHYMHEADDKVVAKKLEKIIEEKEIKVSSEYVLKVVTLMKERAVFVNDIWDQGYFFFLAPTSYDPKNAKKAWKDDTGDLIQELIQVLEKKEDFKAENVQAEVKAWIQQKEVGFGKVMQPFRLALVGAMQGPDLYEIAEMIGKEETISRLEKAIKTLG; this is translated from the coding sequence ATGTCTGCTAAAGTTCGCGTGCGTTTTGCGCCAAGTCCAACCGGCCCTTTGCATATTGGCGGGGTAAGAACAGCTTTATATAATTATTTATTTGCCAAAAAACACAAGGGAGATTTTGTGTTACGTATAGAAGATACCGATCAAAACCGATACGTTGATGGTGCGGAAGATTATATTGTTGAATCGCTTAATTGGTGCGGAATTCCTTATGATGAAGGTCCGGGAAAAGAAGGTGATTACGGCCCTTACCGCCAGAGTGAACGCAAAGATATTTATAGAAAATACGCCGAAGAACTCCTGAAAAAGGGTCAGGCTTATTACGCTTTTGATACCGCTGAAGAGTTAGACGCACATAGAAAAGACCATGAGGAAAAAGGCAAAACCTTTATCTACAACTGGCATAATAGAATGAAATTGCAGAATTCTCTTGCGCTTTCTGAAGACGAGGTTAGAGATAAATTAGATGCCGATGAGCATTATGTGATCAGATTTAAATCACCTGAAGACGAAAATCTTCACATAAAAGATGAAATTCGTGGTGAAATGGAAATTGACACCAGCACTTTAGACGATAAGGTTTTGTTTAAAAGTGATGGTATGCCAACTTACCACCTGGCCAATATCGTTGATGATCATTTAATGGAAATCTCTCACGTTATTCGTGGTGAAGAATGGTTGCCTTCGCTGGCGCTTCATTTTATGTTATACAGAGCTTTTGGATGGGATGCTCCTAAATTTGCGCATTTACCGCTTATTTTGAAGCCGCAGGGAAAAGGAAAATTAAGCAAGAGAGATGGAGATAAATTAGGTTTTCCGGTGTTTCCGCTAGAATGGAAAGATCCTAAATCAGGAGAAATTTCTGCGGGTTATAGAGAAGATGGATATTTCCCTGAAGCCGTTACCAATATGCTGGCTTTTTTAGGTTGGAATCCAGGTACTGAGCAGGAATTCTTTAAATTAAACGAACTGGTTGAAGCATTTGAAATAGACAGGGTTCATAAGGGCGGAGCTAAATTTGATCCCGAAAAAACCAAGTGGTTTCAGCAACATTATATGCACGAGGCAGATGACAAAGTAGTCGCTAAAAAGCTTGAAAAAATAATTGAAGAGAAGGAGATTAAGGTTTCTTCAGAATACGTTTTAAAAGTAGTTACCTTGATGAAAGAACGCGCTGTTTTTGTAAACGATATTTGGGACCAGGGTTATTTCTTCTTCCTCGCTCCTACTTCATACGATCCTAAAAATGCTAAAAAAGCATGGAAGGATGATACAGGCGATTTGATACAGGAATTAATTCAGGTTTTAGAAAAAAAGGAAGATTTTAAGGCTGAAAACGTTCAGGCCGAAGTAAAAGCCTGGATCCAACAAAAAGAAGTTGGTTTTGGCAAGGTAATGCAGCCTTTTAGATTAGCTCTAGTAGGCGCTATGCAAGGTCCAGATCTTTACGAA